Proteins encoded within one genomic window of Rhododendron vialii isolate Sample 1 chromosome 1a, ASM3025357v1:
- the LOC131325526 gene encoding uncharacterized protein LOC131325526 isoform X2 — protein sequence MDPIPTWVRTLWNTWDLRVLVLLSFTLQIILSLFGSRRKYISSMWISVLVWSAYLMADWAATVALGKLSDVQGDREKSNLLWALWAPLLLLHLGGPDTITAYSLEDNQLWMRHLLGLVVQLFLAIYVILMSWKNSWFSFMSLPALVAGVIKYWERTSVLKWVSDDKYLNRISDSIMNRPWFSSEGHDYVRLLLLAREHLCQFMGWYLKKGGGGYEVGNHNNPWEITETNIKWDALELQMGLVYELLYTKAPIIYSKRGFIMRCVSFGCTVGVLVGLTIEIVLLKTREEDEGNWHEIDIAITGVLIVGAVALEIYAAVVLFSSNWMMLWLIEQGKKEWVIWLSQRFPRLFNKQKKYWSQIMGQFDLVGYFLKVRETGRRSPSRKIIRSVLGLNYEDKWNRYRHTTACSVYPLVYKAILELCDPIDSRISDSLIDELDEVWEILEDTTEDAFSERIKTAHLATEICYCLEMEWDAGGEDDPSGSDSSSWKQNREVSKALSDYMMYLLILHPSLLPNVVALGDLEDELYNPGHLIGDACDVNAACLNLLMDSEGSRRSWSRIATYLKGNEKTKRWEIIKQMWLRMLCAATRCEKGFGQKNSHFQQLRQGGELLTLIWFINPPYTITLSDTTHVSHIREGFFVYCKEKKGKLTEV from the exons ATGGATCCGATTCCAACATGGGTGCGGACACTTTGGAACACGTGGGATCTTCGAGTACTGGTTCTCCTTAGTTTTACCCTACAAATAATTCTTTCCCTATTCGGCAGCCGAAGAAAATATATATCCTCGATGTGGATTAGTGTGCTTGTTTGGTCAGCCTATTTAATGGCAGACTGGGCAGCAACGGTTGCTCTTGGAAAACTCTCGGACGTCCAAGGCGATCGCGAAAAAAGCAACTTACTATGGGCCTTATGGGCACCGCTGCTCTTGTTACACCTTGGTGGGCCTGACACCATAACTGCTTATTCGCTGGAAGATAATCAGTTGTGGATGAGGCACCTTTTGGGATTAGTCGTTCAACTTTTCCTTGCGATTTACGTCATTCTGATGTCGTGGAAAAATTCATGGTTCTCGTTCATGTCGCTTCCGGCGTTAGTAGCGGGAGTTATCAAGTACTGGGAAAGAACCTCGGTTCTCAAGTGGGTGAGCGACGATAAATACTTGAATAGAATATCCGATTCTATTATGAATAGACCTTGGTTCTCAAGTGAGGGTCATGACTATGTGCGGCTTTTACTTCTGGCTCGTGAACATCTGTGTCAGTTTATGGGGTGGTATTTGAAGAAGGGGGGCGGTGGGTACGAAGTGGGGAACCATAACAACCCCTGGGAAATTACAGAAACTAATATTAAGTGGGATGCACTGGAGCTTCAAATGGGCCTCGTGTATGAATTGTTATATACAAAGGCCCCCATAATATACAGTAAGAGAGGTTTTATTATGCGCTGTGTCAGCTTCGGATGTACAGTGGGTGTATTAGTAGGATTAACCATTGAGATTGTACTTTTAAAGACAAGGGAAGAAGACGAAGGGAATTGGCATGAGATTGATATTGCCATTACAGGGGTATTAATAGTAGGAGCTGTAGCTTTGGAGATTTATGCAGCCGTTGTACTATTTTCCTCCAATTGGATGATGCTTTGGCTAATTGAACAGGGTAAAAAGGAATGGGTGATATGGTTAAGCCAAAGATTTCCACGGCTTTTCAACAAGCAGAAAAAGTACTGGTCTCAAATTATGGGGCAATTTGATCTAGTTGGTTATTTTCTCAAAGTCAGAGAAACTG gaagaaggagTCCAAGTAGAAAAATAATCAGATCGGTGTTGGGGCTTAATTACGAGGATAAGTGGAATAGATATCGACACACGACGGCATGTTCTGTATATCCTCTGGTATACAAAGCAATTTTAGAGCTTTGTGATCCTATTGATTCAAGAATATCCGACAGCCTAATCGATGAATTGGACGAAGTTTGGGAGATATTAGAAGACACCACGGAGGATGCTTTTTCCGAGCGAATTAAGACCGCACACTTGGCAACAGAAATATGCTACTGTTTAGAAATGGAATGGGATGCAGGAGGTGAAGATGATCCCTCTGGATCCGACTCTTCGTCGTGGAAGCAAAACAGGGAAGTGTCCAAAGCTTTATCAGATTACATGATGTATCTACTTATACTACATCCTTCACTGTTGCCCAATGTTGTAGCACTTGGAGATTTGGAAGACGAGCTCTACAATCCGGGACATCTTATAGGGGATGCATGTGACGTAAACGCGGCTTGCCTTAATTTGCTGATGGATTCTGAAGGATCTCGGCGGAGTTGGAGTAGGATTGCCACATATTTGAAGGGAAATGAGAAGACAAAGAGATGGGAAATAATCAAACAAATGTGGTTGAGGATGCTATGCGCTGCAACTCGCTGTGAAAAAGGTTTCGGTCAGAAAAATAGCCACTTCCAGCAATTAAGACAGGGAGGCGAGCTTCTCACTTTAATTTGGTTCATTAATCCCCCATATACGATAACCCTTAGTGACACTACTCATGTGAGCCATATTAGAGAAGGATTTTTCGTCTATTGTaaggagaagaaaggaaagttgACCGAGGTATAA
- the LOC131325526 gene encoding uncharacterized protein LOC131325526 isoform X1, protein MDPIPTWVRTLWNTWDLRVLVLLSFTLQIILSLFGSRRKYISSMWISVLVWSAYLMADWAATVALGKLSDVQGDREKSNLLWALWAPLLLLHLGGPDTITAYSLEDNQLWMRHLLGLVVQLFLAIYVILMSWKNSWFSFMSLPALVAGVIKYWERTSVLKWVSDDKYLNRISDSIMNRPWFSSEGHDYVRLLLLAREHLCQFMGWYLKKGGGGYEVGNHNNPWEITETNIKWDALELQMGLVYELLYTKAPIIYSKRGFIMRCVSFGCTVGVLVGLTIEIVLLKTREEDEGNWHEIDIAITGVLIVGAVALEIYAAVVLFSSNWMMLWLIEQGKKEWVIWLSQRFPRLFNKQKKYWSQIMGQFDLVGYFLKVRETGVQSPSRSGSKKEGRRSPSRKIIRSVLGLNYEDKWNRYRHTTACSVYPLVYKAILELCDPIDSRISDSLIDELDEVWEILEDTTEDAFSERIKTAHLATEICYCLEMEWDAGGEDDPSGSDSSSWKQNREVSKALSDYMMYLLILHPSLLPNVVALGDLEDELYNPGHLIGDACDVNAACLNLLMDSEGSRRSWSRIATYLKGNEKTKRWEIIKQMWLRMLCAATRCEKGFGQKNSHFQQLRQGGELLTLIWFINPPYTITLSDTTHVSHIREGFFVYCKEKKGKLTEV, encoded by the coding sequence ATGGATCCGATTCCAACATGGGTGCGGACACTTTGGAACACGTGGGATCTTCGAGTACTGGTTCTCCTTAGTTTTACCCTACAAATAATTCTTTCCCTATTCGGCAGCCGAAGAAAATATATATCCTCGATGTGGATTAGTGTGCTTGTTTGGTCAGCCTATTTAATGGCAGACTGGGCAGCAACGGTTGCTCTTGGAAAACTCTCGGACGTCCAAGGCGATCGCGAAAAAAGCAACTTACTATGGGCCTTATGGGCACCGCTGCTCTTGTTACACCTTGGTGGGCCTGACACCATAACTGCTTATTCGCTGGAAGATAATCAGTTGTGGATGAGGCACCTTTTGGGATTAGTCGTTCAACTTTTCCTTGCGATTTACGTCATTCTGATGTCGTGGAAAAATTCATGGTTCTCGTTCATGTCGCTTCCGGCGTTAGTAGCGGGAGTTATCAAGTACTGGGAAAGAACCTCGGTTCTCAAGTGGGTGAGCGACGATAAATACTTGAATAGAATATCCGATTCTATTATGAATAGACCTTGGTTCTCAAGTGAGGGTCATGACTATGTGCGGCTTTTACTTCTGGCTCGTGAACATCTGTGTCAGTTTATGGGGTGGTATTTGAAGAAGGGGGGCGGTGGGTACGAAGTGGGGAACCATAACAACCCCTGGGAAATTACAGAAACTAATATTAAGTGGGATGCACTGGAGCTTCAAATGGGCCTCGTGTATGAATTGTTATATACAAAGGCCCCCATAATATACAGTAAGAGAGGTTTTATTATGCGCTGTGTCAGCTTCGGATGTACAGTGGGTGTATTAGTAGGATTAACCATTGAGATTGTACTTTTAAAGACAAGGGAAGAAGACGAAGGGAATTGGCATGAGATTGATATTGCCATTACAGGGGTATTAATAGTAGGAGCTGTAGCTTTGGAGATTTATGCAGCCGTTGTACTATTTTCCTCCAATTGGATGATGCTTTGGCTAATTGAACAGGGTAAAAAGGAATGGGTGATATGGTTAAGCCAAAGATTTCCACGGCTTTTCAACAAGCAGAAAAAGTACTGGTCTCAAATTATGGGGCAATTTGATCTAGTTGGTTATTTTCTCAAAGTCAGAGAAACTGGTGTTCAAAGTCCAAGTagaagcggatcaaaaaaagaaggaagaaggagTCCAAGTAGAAAAATAATCAGATCGGTGTTGGGGCTTAATTACGAGGATAAGTGGAATAGATATCGACACACGACGGCATGTTCTGTATATCCTCTGGTATACAAAGCAATTTTAGAGCTTTGTGATCCTATTGATTCAAGAATATCCGACAGCCTAATCGATGAATTGGACGAAGTTTGGGAGATATTAGAAGACACCACGGAGGATGCTTTTTCCGAGCGAATTAAGACCGCACACTTGGCAACAGAAATATGCTACTGTTTAGAAATGGAATGGGATGCAGGAGGTGAAGATGATCCCTCTGGATCCGACTCTTCGTCGTGGAAGCAAAACAGGGAAGTGTCCAAAGCTTTATCAGATTACATGATGTATCTACTTATACTACATCCTTCACTGTTGCCCAATGTTGTAGCACTTGGAGATTTGGAAGACGAGCTCTACAATCCGGGACATCTTATAGGGGATGCATGTGACGTAAACGCGGCTTGCCTTAATTTGCTGATGGATTCTGAAGGATCTCGGCGGAGTTGGAGTAGGATTGCCACATATTTGAAGGGAAATGAGAAGACAAAGAGATGGGAAATAATCAAACAAATGTGGTTGAGGATGCTATGCGCTGCAACTCGCTGTGAAAAAGGTTTCGGTCAGAAAAATAGCCACTTCCAGCAATTAAGACAGGGAGGCGAGCTTCTCACTTTAATTTGGTTCATTAATCCCCCATATACGATAACCCTTAGTGACACTACTCATGTGAGCCATATTAGAGAAGGATTTTTCGTCTATTGTaaggagaagaaaggaaagttgACCGAGGTATAA
- the LOC131318314 gene encoding ankyrin repeat-containing protein At5g02620-like, with amino-acid sequence MYEMEGGVLLEQDVPRNYLTGSQLSANKPIDASGWTPLHYAALFGHVTRAKELLNTDKSVAYIADKDNKKIAPHLAASQGYVSVMEELISRCPDCWEMVDGRGQNILHIAAKYKKKRAIKFILEKFSFSGLVNQKDSDGNTPLHLLAASGCFQASLIKHPKSDRMAFNKENLTPVDLWMRHLMGLVVQIFVAI; translated from the exons atgtatGAAATGGAAGGTGGAGTACTACTAGAGCAG GATGTACCAAGAAATTACTTGACGGGAAGCCAGCTCTCTGCAAACAAGCCGATCGATGCAAGCGGGTGGACACCCCTTCACTATGCTGCGCTCTTTGGTCATGTAACTAGGGCAAAAGAGCTACTAAACACGGACAAGTCGGTTGCATACATAGCAGACAAAGACAACAAGAAGATTGCTCCACATTTAGCAGCTAGCCAAGGCTATGTCAGCGTAATGGAAGAGCTTATATCACGATGTCCGGATTGCTGGGAGATGGTTGATGGCAGGGGTCAGAATATCCTTCACATTGCagcaaaatacaagaaaaagagGGCAATCAAATTTATCTTGGAAAAATTCTCCTTCAGCGGCCTTGTAAATCAAAAAGACAGTGATGGAAACACCCCTCTACATTTACTTGCTGCTTCTGGTTGCTTTCAAGCTTCTCTCATAAAGCACCCTAAATCGGACAGGATGGCCTTCAACAAGGAAAATTTGACTCCTGTGGAC TTGTGGATGAGGCACCTCATGGGATTAGTGGTCCAAATATTTGTGGCGATTTAA